The Puntigrus tetrazona isolate hp1 chromosome 4, ASM1883169v1, whole genome shotgun sequence genome includes a window with the following:
- the cica gene encoding protein capicua homolog isoform X2 produces the protein MKPIKKQERRSPPSTRAKGVKRRTADSSPQEEKRETEEKPQISPTSPKRHISSNSDSSQEGQLRRSRSPEKEGVLSIAVDFGKTEECPGSSKSGGTQSDSNSSTTSASNSPNPSSSRKTATFKARVPKKKYTSEHYAGNHGNASTPSTPPQSSSSSHNGSSASQGPAASAAHTDLHGQSQLAEDNITGYGHNNVTGPTGRTAGECGDRNGPSASSPQRCSSTDTASEHSADLEVTASRRDSHSNSQKPQAHSTSTSSQESLSSGLAGVLAKGLKNQRVLARQGPRSGEGWPHDRGREMSGVFRTGVVRRVSEEHGIMEVQLNGEKTICKYPFRVATDSVDLILDASPPGVAPVAIGTRVCIPFGGSDEGSEGVQQWYREGIVTQVDPHPAVSFPYRVQLREDRSDERKDRRGVEDDGRAQAIWVSRQNLRLLVPPWDLEPPQPAEPGIDGRRVRDREWDEREDMEVEQEVVQLTRPTFVQSLLQPFPSPHSSSSVVNTAITSVLSVAPNRDWEHHREKDQERDLHRHLERERERDRERERERQKHHPPYSSAPDGVDLEVSCLSQLRDGGITAMGSKALGAPSQHRPILSKPNYLSPHLSVVRGLSTPIAPHLPLAPHPNHPPMLLGLDSATGAAVISSTSQLPPLPPSSSRGSLDKTPSSNSHGASGGGSGSSSSSSRSRTPLTAAQPKYKKGDVVCTPTGIRKKFNGKQWRRLCSREGCSKESQRRGYCSRHLSMRTKEMEAGGGVGRDRSGASSTGTLTPDLRLGGRTSSEYDWDDNSRDSSEASSRGGDSRPRLVMTSLIPQDMPRDMSRFDFDECEAANMLVSLGSSRSCTPSFSPVSNQSPFSPAPSPSPTLFGFRPANFSPITAPLTPRRPRHLSGTKIPGTPSAERERHISGIVPTFQTNLTFTVPMSPSKRKLDVPPPPLPSASDYVKSDPQLNDPGLSLNAAAFRVLSPQSQPTTPSSLSFPRQRSVTSRPSSSAASTPPPMLVSPTPPSPLPQDPSSRRIVPLRDSPVIVRNPDVPLAKFSDGPLSRRASSRSREHSQPPHHAIGLQAPVPINGAATNGAVLLRNPAPTLVLVTSSQSLTPVAPGHPAHSNSAALNVSTSNATTGPALALSGSGGKDQERKSGGPADAGGALPQPVACHPSPTALLPLILPAESPHPAPRKDIIMGRPGTVWTNVEPRSVPVFAWHSLVPFLETSQTKMSMQPTDGQTLVNQSKEPRCGVALVTEGPSDHPAPERGSPSCPPPTAEDPPVERGGDSETESDADDLFFPAQDTASSTSPVKRRTQSLSALPKDGDKKREKDHIRRPMNAFMIFSKRHRALVHQRHPNQDNRTVSKILGEWWYALGPKEKQKYHDLAFQVKEAHFRAHPDWKWCNKDRRKSLSEGRGTPGAKEARERSVSESTAHSTTSQGADHKGAGLSWTSPRPDSHGGPMGGQLQRPRAFSQSAVHTLERREKDRALDSTGLFHPRAPARPRRPSEDVTSDEEPMVICEEGDDDVIEDSFADGSIDLKCKERVTDSDDENEHADEADSKRTFQPVHSSLAFPPTGTASNKDNEVGRERNLEKKEKRGMAGAELDNSGPKEGKGGGGGGQVPFHVNSASVTGMNATLAHDAGTYPSQGAVRMATTVVTNVVRPVTSTPIPIASKPADGGVAIGTLLPDGKPKLLLGAGGAGGGGYFSSSSPKPNGQGSLVTGLVLGGAFPNQPTVQLITPPQPTPCNGAPSNNAVPLPLLHHQFLPAAPITPPSGGKPVTQVQYILPTLPATANPNSPSSQQTQQPSSVLTLPSAAPTHVSLANGVHSGAGQGIRYASVSAVGGVSPGGGVQAQSPVLQSKMLVPMATVGTGSTPPQPISLVGPPLPVQNGTQPGSKIIQIAPMPVVQTNVHPGGSVHTGSSFPVSMPTATVMAPGPTPPQTVLLTPPPTRITYVQSTPGVAAPLPLGSTPAVSSTHQTPSPAGPSFLQSPVATLGFTAIAPAGQALVQPIVASQPPLLAPCPPPGGLSQASTATRQLVTTIYPSVSLAGGVVSVTAVPQSTASSTSAPASSSMPQAKTPSAAAAHPLTQTDAQLLSQVNMPLEKERGPESRKEMEKQKDLVVSKDGHQTPPSGSEESVQHTHKAQHCEGKEDGRKGSKMERESERDVGGGPSQTERAERARAIEGEAESQAENNIKDESREAGCREASLLDPPPPPSQTDPPSVKKTKFRPPPLKSTTDAGDRALFAFEERLKELPEFKPEDVLPSPNLQSLATSPRAILGSYRKKRRNSTDLDSADDPSSPRRKSRRLSSCSSEPNTPKSAAKCEGDIFTFDRAGETEHILEELDRVPPSSLRRMLDQRRALVMQLFQEHGFFPSAQATAAFQARHSDTFPSKVCLQLKIREVRQKIMQTAGSSESVGGVATGCFDPASTPGPSNPAARENSGADERGRATEETKKDTGDPQESR, from the exons ATGAAGCCCATTAAAAAGCAAGAAAGGCGGTCGCCCCCATCCACTCGCGCCAAGGGAGTAAAGAGGAGGACAGCGGACAGTAGCCCAcaggaagagaagagagaaacagaggaaaAACCACAAATTTCACCTACCTCTCCCAAGAGACATATCTCCTCAAATTCTGATTCATCACAGGAAGGACAACTGAGAAGAAGCAGGTCTCCGGAAAAGGAGGGGGTCCTCAGTATAGCTGTGGATTTTGGGAAGACGGAGGAATGCCCCGGGAGCTCCAAGTCTGGCGGAACACAGAGTGACAGCAACAGTAGCACGACCAGTGCCAGCAACAGCCCCAACCCTTCGTCTAGTCGCAAAACGGCCACTTTTAAGGCCCGTGTGCCCAAGAAGAAGTACACCTCGGAGCACTATGCCGGAAACCATGGCAACGCCAGCACTCCCAGCACACCCCCacagagcagcagcagctctcATAACGGAAGTAGTGCTAGTCAGGGCCCAGCTGCCTCTGCTGCACACACGGACCTACATGGTCAAAGCCAGCTGGCTGAGGACAACATCACTGGGTACGGACACAACAATGTAACTGGGCCCACAGGTAGAACTGCAGGTGAGTGCGGAGACAGGAATGGGCCGAGCGCATCCAGCCCACAGCGTTGCTCTTCAACCGACACAGCCAGCGAACACTCGGCTGACTTGGAAGTGACAGCTTCAAGACGCGATTCTCACTCCAACTCCCAAAAACCACAAGCACATAGCACTTCGACGTCCTCGCAGGAGAGCCTGTCATCTGGTCTAGCCGGGGTTCTTGCCAAAGGTCTCAAAAATCAGAGAGTTCTGGCCCGACAGGGTCCCAGATCAGGGGAAGGCTGGCCTCACGATCGGGGACGTGAAATGTCTGGTGTGTTTCGCACTGGAGTTGTGCGGAGGGTTAGCGAGGAGCATGGGATTATGGAGGTGCAACTAAATGGAGAAAAGACCATATGCAAGTACCCATTTCGAGTGGCTACTGATTCTGTTGACCTTATTCTAGATGCGTCACCTCCCGGTGTGGCCCCGGTGGCTATAGGCACACGAGTCTGCATCCCCTTCGGAGGAAGTGACGAGGGCAGTGAGGGAGTGCAACAGTGGTACAGAGAAGGTATAGTCACTCAAGTAGATCCACATCCAGCTGTGTCTTTCCCATACCGTGTTCAGCTACGTGAGGATCGGTCTGATGAGAGAAAGGACAGGAGAGGTGTAGAAGACGACGGAAGGGCTCAGGCCATTTGGGTTTCACGACAAAATCTTCGCCTCCTGGTTCCTCCTTGGGACCTAGAGCCGCCCCAACCAGCAGAACCAGGAATTGATGGTAGAAgggtgagagacagagagtgggACGAAAGAGAGGACATGGAAGTGGAGCAGGAGGTAGTTCAACTAACTAGGCCAACGTTTGTTCAGAGTTTGCTTCAACCTTTCCCCTCACCCCATTCTTCGTCTTCTGTTGTTAACACTGCCATCACATCTGTACTCAGTGTGGCCCCAAACAGAGACTGGGAACATCACAGAGAGAAGGATCAGGAAAGAGACTTGCATAGGCActtagagagagaaagggaaagagaTCGAGAAAGGGAGAGGGAGAGGCAAAAGCATCATCCTCCTTATTCGTCCGCCCCAGATGGGGTGGACTTGGAAGTCAGCTGTCTTAGCCAGCTAAGGGATGGAGGCATCACTGCCATGGGAAGCAAAGCTCTGGGGGCTCCGTCTCAGCATCGGCCCATTCTTTCTAAACCAAACTACCTCAGCCCTCACCTTTCTGTGGTGAGAGGGCTCAGCACCCCAATTGCACCCCACCTGCCCCTTGCTCCTCACCCAAATCACCCCCCTATGCTCCTGGGCCTGGATTCAGCAACAGGTGCGGCAGTCATCTCCTCCACATCCCAGCTTCCTCCCTTGCCCCCAAGCTCTTCTCGAGGCTCCCTGGACAAGACGCCCAGCTCCAACTCGCATGGTGCATCTGGGGGTGGCTCCGGATCCTCGTCCTCTTCATCACGTTCCCGCACACCCCTCACGGCGGCTCAACCGAAGTACAAAAAAGGTGATGTGGTGTGCACTCCTACAGGCATCCGGAAGAAGTTTAACGGCAAGCAATGGCGCAGACTGTGCTCACGTGAAGGCTGCTCAAAGGAGTCGCAGAGGCGTGGCTACTGCTCGCGGCATCTCTCCATGCGCACCAAAGAGATGGAAGCCGGAGGTGGGGTCGGCCGAGACAGGAGTGGCGCCAGTAGCACGGGCACCCTCACACCTGACCTCCGTTTAGGTGGACGCACCAGCAGCGAGTATGACTGGGACGACAACTCAAGAGACAGCAGCGAAGCCAGCAGCCGTGGCGGGGACTCTCGACCACGTCTGGTGATGACTTCTCTTATACCACAAGATATGCCACGTGACATGTCGCGCTTTGACTTTGACGAGTGTGAGGCTGCAAATATGCTGGTCTCACTTGGTAGCTCACGCTCCTGCACTCCCTCATTCTCACCTGTATCCAATCAGTCACCGTTCTCACCTGCGCCGTCCCCCTCACCCACACTATTTGGCTTCCGCCCAGCTAATTTTAGCCCCATCACAGCACCGCTGACCCCTCGCCGCCCTCGCCACCTCAGTGGCACAAAAATCCCTGGCACTCCCAGTGCAGAACGTGAGCGCCACATTTCTGGCATCGTCCCCACTTTTCAGACCAACCTGACGTTCACCGTACCCATGAGTCCCAGTAAACGTAAGCTGGATGTCCCTCCACCCCCACTGCCCAGTGCATCAGACTATGTGAAATCTGATCCCCAACTCAATGACCCTGGCCTCAGCCTCAACGCAGCAGCATTCAGGGTTCTATCCCCTCAAAGCCAGCCTACCACCCCATCATCTCTCTCATTTCCTCGACAGAGGAGCGTCACAAGCCGACCCTCATCCTCTGCCGCTTCCACTCCACCCCCTATGCTGGTTTCTCCCACACCACCCTCACCTCTTCCACAAGATCCAAGTTCACGTCGTATTGTTCCTCTACGCGATTCTCCTGTCATTGTTCGTAATCCTGATGTGCCGTTGGCAAAATTCAGCGACGGTCCCCTGAGCCGTAGAGCAAGCTCACGCTCTAGGGAACACAGCCAGCCCCCTCACCATGCCATTGGCCTCCAGGCCCCTGTGCCCATAAACGGTGCAGCCACCAATGGAGCTGTTCTCCTTCGCAATCCTGCTCCCACCTTAGTCCTGGTGACTTCCTCTCAGTCATTGACGCCTGTGGCTCCTGGACATCCTGCCCATTCAAACTCTGCTGCTTTGAATGTGTCCACCTCTAATGCAACCACTGGACCTGCCCTTGCACTATCTGGCTCAGGAGGTAAAGATCAGGAGAGGAAGTCAGGTGGGCCTGCAGATGCAGGTGGTGCTCTCCCACAGCCTGTGGCTTGCCATCCTTCACCCACTGCTCTGTTGCCCCTCATCCTGCCAGCGGAGTCCCCTCACCCTGCTCCTCGCAAAGATATAATCATGGGACGGCCTGGCACTG TTTGGACCAACGTGGAGCCTCGCTCTGTGCCAGTATTCGCGTGGCATTCATTGGTTCCTTTTCTGGAAACCAGCCAGACAAAAATGTCCATGCAGCCTACAGATGGCCAAACGCTTGTAAATCAGAGCAAAG AACCTCGCTGTGGAGTTGCCCTTGTGACTGAGGGACCTTCTGACCATCCAGCACCAGAGAGAGGTTCCCCGTCTTGCCCTCCTCCTACTGCTGAAGACCCACCCGTGGAGAGAGGAGGTGACAGCGAGACCGAGAGCGATGCTGACGACCT ttttttcccaGCTCAAGACACTGCTTCATCCACAAGCCCAGTGAAAAGGCGCACACAATCTCTCAGTGCACTACCAAAAGACGGTGACAAAAAG AGGGAAAAGGACCACATCAGACGGccaatgaatgcatttatgatCTTTAGTAAGAGGCACCGTGCGCTTGTTCACCAGCGGCACCCCAACCAGGACAATCGTACTGTCAGTAAAATACTGGGTGAGTGGTGGTACGCGCTGGGACCCAAAGAGAAGCAGAAGTATCATGATCTTGCCTTCCAG GTGAAGGAGGCTCATTTCCGAGCTCACCCTGATTGGAAATGGTGTAACAAGGACAGAAGGAAGTCCCTGTCTGAGGGCCGGGGAACTCCAGGGGCCAAAGAAGCTCGCGAGCGCAGCGTATCTGAAAGCACAG CCCACTCCACCACATCTCAGGGGGCAGACCACAAAGGAGCAGGGCTTAGCTGGACCTCACCTCGGCCTGACAGTCACGGAGGACCAATGGGAGGGCAGCTTCAACGGCCTCGCGCCTTTTCCCAGAGCGCTGTGCATACTCTGGAGAGGCGGGAGAAGGACAGAGCGCTGGATAGTACGGGACTCTTTCATCCCCGTGCCCCTGCTCGCCCCCGACGCCCGAGTGAGGATGTGACCAGCGATGAAGAGCCTATGGTGATCTGCGAAGAGGGGGATGATGATGTCATAG AAGACTCGTTTGCAGACGGCTCCATTGACCTGAAGTGTAAAGAGAGAGTGACAGACAGCGATGACGAAAACGAGCATGCAGATGAAGCTGACAGCAAG CGCACCTTCCAACCAGTCCATTCCTCTTTGGCGTTCCCTCCGACTGGCACAGCTAGCAACAAAGACAACGAAGTAGGGCGTGAAAGGAACCtggagaagaaggagaagagaGGCATGGCGGGTGCAGAACTGGATAATAGTGGGCCCAAAGAAGGGaaaggaggaggtggaggagggcAGGTTCCGTTCCACGTTAATTCGGCCTCCGTCACTGGTATGAACGCCACTTTGGCGCACGACGCTGGGACGTACCCTTCCCAAGGCGCTGTCAGGATGGCCACCACCGTAGTGACCAATGTTGTTCGTCCCGTCACTAGCACTCCTATCCCAATCGCCAGCAAGCCAGCTGATGGGGGTGTGGCTATTGGCACCCTGCTTCCAGACGGGAAGCCCAAGCTACTGCTCGGTGCCGGTGGAGCAGGAGGAGGTGGGTActtttcctcctcttctcccAAACCTAATGGGCAAGGAAGCTTAGTAACTGGCCTAGTCCTGGGAGGAGCCTTCCCAAACCAACCCACCGTTCAGCTCATCACCCCACCCCAACCTACTCCATGCAACGGAGCCCCTAGTAACAATGCAGTACCCCTTCCCCTGCTTCATCACCAGTTCCTCCCTGCTGCCCCCATTACACCTCCTAGTGGCGGGAAACCCGTAACACAGGTGCAGTACATCCTTCCAACTCTGCCTGCAACTGCCAATCCCAACAGTCCCTCCTCCCAGCAGACCCAGCAGCCCTCCAGCGTCCTTACCTTGCCCAGTGCCGCGCCCACCCATGTCAGCCTGGCCAATGGTGTGCATTCAGGGGCGGGGCAAGGAATAAGATATGCTTCGGTCTCGGCGGTGGGAGGAGTCAGCCCCGGAGGTGGAG TTCAAGCTCAGTCCCCAGTCTTGCAGAGCAAGATGTTGGTTCCCATGGCAACAGTTGGAACAGGATCTACACCTCCGCAGCCAATTTCCCTGGTGGGTCCACCCCTTCCTGTTCAAAATGGGACTCAACCAGGAAGTAAG atCATTCAGATTGCACCAATGCCTGTGGTCCAAACAAATGTGCATCCTGGAGGATCAGTGCATACTGGCAGCTCGTTTCCTGTCTCTATGCCAACAGCGACTGTCATGGCCCCTGGGCCCACCCCTCCTCAGACGGTGCTCTTGACGCCACCACCTACAAG GATCACGTATGTCCAGTCAACTCCTGGAGTTGCGGCTCCTTTGCCATTGGGTTCAACACCTGCAGTCTCTTCCACCCACCAGACCCCGTCACCCGCGGGTCCATCTTTTCTGCAATCTCCAGTGGCGACCCTTGGCTTCACTGCAATTGCTCCGGCCGGTCAGGCTTTGGTTCAACCAATTGTTGCAA GTCAGCCACCCCTCCTGGCTCCATGCCCGCCCCCGGGAGGATTGTCACAAGCCTCCACAGCCACCCGTCAACTTGTTACCACCATTTACCCCAGCGTCAGTTTAGCCGGAGGAGTGGTGTCGGTGACAGCCGTGCCACAGAGCACAGCAAGTTCTACATCGGCCCCAGCATCATCCTCGATGCCTCAGGCGAAGACCCCCTCAGCTGCGGCTGCGCATCCACTCACGCAGACAGATGCGCAGCTGCTGTCTCAGGTAAACATGCCattggaaaaagagagaggaccAGAATCTAGGAAGGAGATGGAGAAACAGAAAGACCTGGTGGTGTCCAAGGATGGACATCAGACGCCACCTAGTGGTTCGGAGGAATCGGtgcaacacacacataaag CTCAGCACTGCGAAGGGAAAGAGGACGGAAGGAAAGGCAGCAAAATGGAGAGAGAGTCTGAGAGAGACGTAGGAGGGGGCCCGTCTCAAACAGAGAGAGCCGAGAGAGCAAGAGCGATAGAAGGGGAGGCCGAAAGTCAAGCTGAGAACAACATTAAAGACGAGAGTCGAGAG gcaGGATGCAGGGAAGCTTCTCTTTTGGACCCCCCACCACCCCCTTCGCAGACCGACCCCCCTTCAGTTAAAAAGACCAAGTTCCGCCCACCTCCACTGAAAAGCACCACTGATGCTGGTGACAG GGCCCTGTTTGCTTTTGAAGAGCGTCTTAAAGAGCTGCCGGAGTTCAAACCTGAAGATGTGCTGCCCTCTCCAAATTTACAGAGTCTAGCAACTTCCCCTAGGGCCATATTGGGCAGCTACCGCAAGAAGAGGAGGAACTCAACAG ATCTGGACTCCGCTGATGACCCCAGCTCACCGCGGAGGAAGAGTCGGCGTTTGTCCAGCTGCAGCTCAGAGCCCAACACACCCAAGAGTGCTGCCAAGTGTGAAGGGGACATCTTTACCTTCGACAGAGCCG GAGAGACAGAGCACATTTTGGAGGAGTTGGACCGCGTGCCGCCTTCCTCTCTGCGTAGGATGTTGGACCAGCGGCGTGCTCTCGTTATGCAGCTCTTCCAGGAGCACGGCTTCTTCCCCTCAG CGCAAGCCACAGCTGCCTTCCAAGCTCGCCACTCGGACACATTTCCCAGCAAGGTGTGCCTGCAGCTGAAGATCCGCGAGGTAAGGCAGAAGATCATGCAGACCGCCGGCAGTTCTGAAAGCGTAGGGGGCGTGGCCACCGGATGTTTTGACCCCGCCTCCACTCCCGGACCGTCCAATCCAGCGGCCAGGGAGAACTCCGGAGCGGATGAAAGGGGGAGAGCCACGGAAGAGACAAAGAAAGACACGGGCGATCCGCAGGAGTCCAGATGA